In the genome of Lactuca sativa cultivar Salinas chromosome 3, Lsat_Salinas_v11, whole genome shotgun sequence, the window CCATTTCTTCTTGGGTTTGTGGTTTTTCAATCTCTATGGCTTCTACAAAAGAACCAAAACCAAATGTCAACGCCATAATTCTTTCTAATTTTAGCAATGTGATGAAGTTTTCATATACTTATTGGcaacaaaatttatttattttacccataataacaatgtatttacatttctttacccgTAATAGCAAGGTATAGACaatatattttagttttttaCTCATAATAACGTCATATTAAATATTGCTATTATGATATAGAAATCAAACTACTTTGTTATTATGTGTACGTTGCTAATTTCCACATTACCTTCTGGATTTGAATCTTCTATTATAGAACACGGGTCACCTTCCACAAATGTATCAAGATTAAGTTCATCATGAACTTTCAAATTTTCATCAAGATTGGAACTATTCACGCATGGTTGACTCTTCTCATTGACTTCAGTATCCGAAAGAATCTTCCCAAGAGTTCTTGGTAGCCTCTCCATCATCAACTCTGCATCATCATCACCATTGCTTAGCATCTCTGATAGATGTTTTTTGGCCTCAAAATAGATCTTTGATATATGACTCCTGACATCATCATTTTCACTCAACTTTGAAACCCTTTTTTCTACTCTTTTAGCAAATCTTTCGGTATAAAAATGGTCTCGATTTGGAGAACTCCATCCACTACTTGCTTCAACACTTCTTTCACCACATCCCGGTTTTGATTGCTCTTTTCCCATCGCATTTTTAAACCGTTTTTTAATTTCCATAAACGAAAAATGGGAAATGATTCTTTCACTATGAACATTATTATCAGCTTTTAATCGGTTTTCTAGAGAATTCGGCTTCAAAACCACAATTCTACTTGAACTCAAAGGGTTATTAACATCATGTGACTTGCTCCTCCTTCTAAAGAAGTTTTTGTGTTTACGATTGCTCGGCTCGTTTTCTAATGAGATTGACCTcgtcattgactttgactttgactttgactcttggtctTGGTTTAGCAAAAGTGGGTTTTGATCTTGAAGGAGTTTTAAGAACAATTCTTTGTTTGAGGTTAACATTTGAAACGTATCCATCAAATCTTTTGAACTTTTGGTTTTCTCGTGATCTTCACTAGATTTTTCATTCATGAACACTTCAATTGCTGCACTTAGTTTCTCTTCAACAAATGAAAAATTACGATTTTGCCCTTCATCAAGATCATTGTGGCGAGTCTGATAAATCATCAAGATTTCTTTCATTATAGCTTCAAGATCATTTAAAGATATGTCTGATGCTTTTTCTGTTTGATCTGTGGAATCTTGCTCACTGATCATTTCTTCTTCCATGAGTTCCTTCACACTTGTCTTTGTAGCATCAAGTGTTGAATTCTTGCTTTCCCCAGTGTCCTAAAGTTTAGACAATAAACCGAGCTCATTGCATGTAAGAATTGTATGGATAATCAAAAACCAAAGAAAacgaaaataaaaacaaaaaacataatataaacatgGATTAATAATGTGCCGATATCAAGAATCATCGTAATTTTGCAAACATTCAAGAATATTATATTATATCCTCACCTCAATGCTTACATGACTTTCTTTAGAATCCGTGATCAAATTCACTTCAGAGGTAGATTCAGAAGCTATGAAAAAACACAAGAATCATTAGTAATATAACAAGAAAAAGTGTGTTTGGTCGTAACTAGAAATAAATTTCGAAAAAGTTAAATGCACATTTATCAAAATCGTTCCTAATTTATGATACAAAGTagctttttatacaaaatatGCAATGAAGCTTCATTTTAGAACCAAAAAATGCAATAATTAACTGGTAGCCTCCGGTTGAAACATGGTTGCATAATTAGTAGAAATTCAAACATTTTTGCATAATAAATAATTTATAGAATGACACTTGATTGTTTTGCATATTTCATCTAAAAAACCACTTTGTTGCATAAATTGGGGAAAAAATGAAACGTTATTGCATAAATTATAGAATAcaatagtgtgtgtgtgtttttttctaACTAAACAAGATGCTTACCAACATTATCTTTGATCACGAGCTTTCTATCTGAAAGTAACCTTCTAGTGGTTCGACCATGGCGGAAGTCAAGGAGACCAATTAATCCCCACATACACCCTGCTTGATCTTTATTTTGTTGTGTGTGAAGTCTTTTTGATCTTTTTGCCATTATTAAATGGGAGTTCTTCAACTTTGGCTAATGACACTCAGcctgatatatataaaaaataaaaaatgcatcGAATACATGAGGATGTGAAATTAAAGCCTTAATGCTATGATGGTATTTACTATTTGTATTTTTTTCCTTATTAGTACATAATACTTTGAAAAATCCACCGTATTATAGTAGTGAAATTAGTTTTTGTTTTTGGATGACATGCTACAAGCCTatgatctttttttttctttttgcataCAATATGTTGAAtaggaaaaaaatgaaagtaataaacaaataaatggatGTACATTAGTATTTGAGAAAATGATGGCATACTTAGGGATATGGAAGGAAACACAAAAAATGAGGGCAaattcgtgtttttttttttgttttttttcattaagtaaaaaagaaacactcatatataattatatatcttATCGGATTAATCTATAGCATACCTATTGGCTCTTTCTTAAATTTCCGATTGCATTATCATCTTTGTCTTAAATTTCACAATTAATCAAATAAACATGTACTATATAATGAAGGCAACATACAACATGACAAATGAAATAATGAAATCATTAATTTACAGAAGGCAAGATTTTGATTGAAAGTACCTGAGATTTAGAGGTCTTTGATGATAACAAGAAGAGCCAAACAAGAACTATGCAGCTGGCAAATGCTCTTTAGAGAAAATCAAGAAATTCTAATTTGAAACACAAGCTTTACAACAGAGTAAAGTTCAAGGAAGTGTAGAATTCTTTAGGTGGCAAGGAATCATAACTTTTTttccacttttttttttcttcttctctttttctCTTTACACCCTCAAATAAAAAGATTCATATTCTTTGTTGTCAATTTCACTCTAAACTTTTGAGAAAATTACAAACTGGTTTTCTTCATCAAGGTGATTGGGTGCCGAATTACTTGAAGAATTTGATCATCAACACCTTAGAAGACATGCAATCTTGCCTTTCAAGAATTTGAAACCCCCCAATTTTTACCAAAACCCAAAAATCTTGAAACTTAATTCAATTTGGGTATTTTAGTAAAACCCAATCACATCAATGTGATTGGAAGTCAAATTACTTGAAGAAAGTGATCACCAACACCTTAGAAAACATGCAATCTTTCCTTTCAAGATTCCGAAACCCTCAAAAAGTCAGCAAAACACAGGGTTTAAAAAGTCAACATTTTCTAACGAACCCATGAACTCTGAAACATAATTCCATCTGGGTATCTCTTATTTTCAATCTTTTTTCATAAATTTTCAATACCCAATCGAAGTTTTCTGTAAATGTGAGGAAAGACACAATCTTTATGCTTCAATAAACCTTATAATATGATGAAGATAGCAAAAACGTGAGAGACCCATATCACCATATGGATTAAACACGAAATCCACTCATTATATACACAAATTCGGAAGAAATTTGTAATGGCGATGTGACTATGAACAAACAAAAACGTTAAGAAGAAGGAAGAACAACAGgctacctcacttttttttttgcCATTTTGTTTCAAGGTAAAGAAGGTGATGGTGATGGAAATAGAGTGAGGTTTGGAAGAGGAAAGTAGACACCTAGTTTTTGCATTGATGAAGTG includes:
- the LOC111920239 gene encoding uncharacterized protein LOC111920239 isoform X1; amino-acid sequence: MAKRSKRLHTQQNKDQAGCMWGLIGLLDFRHGRTTRRLLSDRKLVIKDNVASESTSEVNLITDSKESHVSIEDTGESKNSTLDATKTSVKELMEEEMISEQDSTDQTEKASDISLNDLEAIMKEILMIYQTRHNDLDEGQNRNFSFVEEKLSAAIEVFMNEKSSEDHEKTKSSKDLMDTFQMLTSNKELFLKLLQDQNPLLLNQDQESKSKSKSMTRSISLENEPSNRKHKNFFRRRSKSHDVNNPLSSSRIVVLKPNSLENRLKADNNVHSERIISHFSFMEIKKRFKNAMGKEQSKPGCGERSVEASSGWSSPNRDHFYTERFAKRVEKRVSKLSENDDVRSHISKIYFEAKKHLSEMLSNGDDDAELMMERLPRTLGKILSDTEVNEKSQPCVNSSNLDENLKVHDELNLDTFVEGDPCSIIEDSNPEEAIEIEKPQTQEEMEVMDVFCEQCSSSESANDEQHSENVEVLDEERSPEFSTSNSLEENEFSTPMKIKENEFSTEEKLRPSPVSVLEPLFLDDEISPANTTSRYVDVAIKPLCIQFQDQETCSRNCLENQESTFEYIEAVLLASDLNWDEFEKRWLSSLQILDSSLFHEVEIFSNRPSHDQLLLFDSTNEILQEVCDCYLDFIKIRIQSVPKGADLINEIWERIELNQRSNYPLSLDHIVKKDLGISRTWMDLRPYSREIVFEIDDSIFEEIMDDTLLDLIDDYIDYES
- the LOC111920239 gene encoding uncharacterized protein LOC111920239 isoform X2 is translated as MAKRSKRLHTQQNKDQAGCMWGLIGLLDFRHGRTTRRLLSDRKLVIKDNVASESTSEVNLITDSKESHVSIEDTGESKNSTLDATKTSVKELMEEEMISEQDSTDQTEKASDISLNDLEAIMKEILMIYQTRHNDLDEGQNRNFSFVEEKLSAAIEVFMNEKSSEDHEKTKSSKDLMDTFQMLTSNKELFLKLLQDQNPLLLNQDQESKSKSKSMTRSISLENEPSNRKHKNFFRRRSKSHDVNNPLSSSRIVVLKPNSLENRLKADNNVHSERIISHFSFMEIKKRFKNAMGKEQSKPGCGERSVEASSGWSSPNRDHFYTERFAKRVEKRVSKLSENDDVRSHISKIYFEAKKHLSEMLSNGDDDAELMMERLPRTLGKILSDTEVNEKSQPCVNSSNLDENLKVHDELNLDTFVEGDPCSIIEDSNPEAIEIEKPQTQEEMEVMDVFCEQCSSSESANDEQHSENVEVLDEERSPEFSTSNSLEENEFSTPMKIKENEFSTEEKLRPSPVSVLEPLFLDDEISPANTTSRYVDVAIKPLCIQFQDQETCSRNCLENQESTFEYIEAVLLASDLNWDEFEKRWLSSLQILDSSLFHEVEIFSNRPSHDQLLLFDSTNEILQEVCDCYLDFIKIRIQSVPKGADLINEIWERIELNQRSNYPLSLDHIVKKDLGISRTWMDLRPYSREIVFEIDDSIFEEIMDDTLLDLIDDYIDYES